In Gossypium raimondii isolate GPD5lz chromosome 12, ASM2569854v1, whole genome shotgun sequence, a single window of DNA contains:
- the LOC105764558 gene encoding allene oxide cyclase, chloroplastic gives MASTTSLKPIPSINLPSQSHRALASNFSYSKPFPFHGLNLSSVTETSSFTSSRSSNPFTTTAFFFNKFKQEAAPHTPKPTKVQELHVYEMNERDRSSPAVLKLSQKPVNSLGDLVPFTNKLYSGDLQKRVGITAGLCVLIQHVPEKKGDRYEAIYSFYFGDYGHLSVQGPYLTYEDTYLAVTGGSGIFEGAYGQVKLHQIVFPMKLYYTFYLKGIGDLPAELLGKPVPPSPAVEPSAAAKATEPHGSIPNFTN, from the exons ATGGCATCCACCACCTCCCTCAAACCCATCCCTTCCATTAACTTGCCTTCCCAATCTCACAGAGCTTTAGCTTCCAATTTCTCTTATTCAAAGCCTTTTCCCTTCCATGGCCTCAACCTCTCATCGGTCACTGAAACCAGTTCCTTCACCTCATCAAGATCCTCCAACCCCTTCACTACCACTGCCTTCTTCTTCAACAAGTTCAAGCAGGAGGCCGCTCCACATACTCCCAAGCCCA CAAAAGTTCAAGAGCTACACGTTTATGAAATGAACGAGAGAGACAGAAGCAGCCCTGCAGTTTTGAAACTAAGCCAAAAACCCGTAAACTCTCTGGGTGATCTGGTTCCTTTCACCAACAAGCTCTACTCTGGAGACTTGCAGAAAAGGGTGGGCATCACGGCTGGACTCTGTGTGCTGATCCAACACGTCCCGGAGAAAAAAGGCGATCGCTATGAAGCCATATACAGCTTCTACTTTGGTGACTACGGCCATTTGTCTGTCCAGGGACCCTATTTAACGTATGAGGATACCTACTTGGCGGTGACGGGAGGATCTGGGATTTTCGAAGGAGCCTACGGACAGGTGAAGTTACATCAGATAGTGTTTCCCATGAAGCTGTACTATACATTCTACTTGAAAGGGATAGGTGATTTGCCAGCTGAGCTTCTAGGGAAGCCAGTGCCACCATCGCCTGCGGTGGAGCCCAGCGCGGCTGCTAAAGCTACGGAGCCCCATGGTAGTATTCCAAATTTTACCAACTGA
- the LOC105764559 gene encoding methionine aminopeptidase 1B, chloroplastic, giving the protein MGFSVSVSHGHGLSSQLSSSSLHAQQLSSSSSKSTLFVGFPFTSYASTLHGKQCRSQPHLVVYSKRVSGLEEALRIRRERELQGTTKFRRRPPLRRGKVSPRLPVPDHIPKPPYLSSNILPEISSEHQIHDAEGIAQMRAACELAARVLDYAGTLVRPSVTTDQIDKAVHEMVIEAGAYPSPLGYGGFPKSVCTSVNECMCHGIPDSRQLQDGDIINIDVTVYLNGYHGDTSKTFLCGDVSGPLQRLVTVTEECMEKGIAVCKDGASLKKIGKRISEHAEKYGYGVVERFVGHGVGTVFHSEPIILHHRNESPGVMVEGQTFTIEPILTLGGIECNTWPDNWTTVTSDGSPAAQFEHTILITRTGAEILTKC; this is encoded by the exons ATGGGTTTCTCAGTTTCAGTCTCTCATGGCCATGGCCTCTCTTCACAACTCTCATCTTCATCATTGCATGCCCAACAGTTGTCTTCTTCATCATCAAAGTCAACTCTATTCGTGGGGTTCCCATTCACTTCCTATGCTTCTACTCTCCACG GGAAACAGTGCCGTTCTCAACCTCACCTTGTTGTTTATTCCAAGAGGGTATCCGGTTTAGAGGAGGCCTTGAGAATAAGGAG AGAGCGTGAACTTCAGGGTACGACAAAGTTTAGAAGAAGGCCACCTTTAAGACGTGGGAAGGTGTCACCACGTCTTCCCGTGCCTGATCACATACCAAAGCCTCCTTATTTAAGTTCAAATATATTGCCTGAAATTTCTAGCGAGCATCAGATTCATGATGCTGAAGGCATTGCTCAAATGAGAGCTGCCTGCGAGCTTGCTGCTCGTGTCTTAGACTATGCAGGGACATTAGTTAGG CCATCAGTGACAACAGATCAAATTGACAAAGCTGTGCACGAGATGGTAATAGAAGCGGGTGCTTATCCTTCTCCTCTTGGCTATGGTGGGTTTCCTAAGAGTGTATGCACTTCGGTTAATGAGTGCATGTGCCACGGAATACCTGATTCTCGCCAGCTACAG GATGGAGACATAATTAACATAGACGTCACAGTGTACCTAAAT GGTTATCATGGAGACACATCAAAGACATTTCTCTGTGGAGATGTTAGTGGCCCACTACAGCGCCTTGTAACA GTAACTGAAGAATGCATGGAGAAAGGTATAGCTGTTTGCAAGGATGGTgctagtttaaaaaaaataggaaaaagaatAAG TGAGCATGCAGAAAAATATGGTTATGGAGTGGTGGAGCGTTTTGTTGGGCATGGTGTTGGGACTGTTTTTCACTCTGAGCCAATTATATTGCATCACC GCAATGAAAGTCCTGGCGTCATGGTTGAAGGTCAAACATTTACCATTG AACCAATTCTTACACTGGGAGGCATCGAGTGTAACACATGGCCCGACAACTGGACAACCGTGACTTCTGATGGCAGCCCTGCTGCACAGTTTGAACATACCATCTTAATCACTAGAACTGGTGCggaaattttgacaaaatgtTGA